The proteins below are encoded in one region of Avibacterium volantium:
- the mrcB gene encoding penicillin-binding protein 1B yields MSESNSTPETQPTAETNKTGKLSRKKRLRNFLLKVAFVVVCYIIFYGIYLDGQIRSKMDGQIWQLPAEVYSRIESIRLSDDLSLEQVKQRLLENDYRQTTMVAAPGDFKIEDNTIVLLRGAFPFPVQPEAQRVFRLRFKDNKLAVIEDLVNVKAIDAFPLAPKLIAMLQSEKEERLTLSLQNYPRLLIDTLLLTEDRRFYEHEGISPLGIARAMVANFQAGHRVQGGSTLTQQLVKNLFLSNERTFTRKINEALMALILDWRYDKNRILETYLNEIYLGQNGNTQIHGFELASHFYFGRSIREINLDQIALLVGMVKGPSLYNPWRNPENALERRNVVLRLLLEHKVIGQELYDMLSKRPLGVQKRGQINRKYPAFIQTLQAELRQQLGENRASSLSGTRIFSTLDIKQQHYAEQAVINAVSELQLKYKNPYLESAMIVADYCNGEIKAIVGGLQTNYAGFNRALNARRQIGSLVKPSIYLTALTEPSEFRLNTPIQNQPITIRTKGSPPWQPRNYDRRYSGSVMLMDALARSLNIPTVNIGMKVGLSKVIETQKAMGWDKVKIPKVPAMLLGSYSISPYEVTKLFQTIANQGANIPLATIDSITNQQGELIYQRTMQPEQVVPAQAAYEILFAMQQTVERGTARSLQNQFAHLRLAGKTGTTNSARDTWFVGIDGENVATVWLGRDDNGETRLTGATGALQVYKNYLQRTQAKTLRPSTPAGIKWVGINSYGGWDCSSARQIPVWAERNQPFCSAPRETAPEPKRQSLWDVLKPSTLGAQPAPVEEAMPAN; encoded by the coding sequence ATGTCAGAAAGTAACTCAACGCCAGAAACACAACCAACGGCTGAAACAAATAAAACGGGCAAGCTCTCACGCAAAAAGCGTTTGCGTAATTTTTTGCTAAAAGTTGCGTTTGTCGTGGTGTGTTACATCATTTTTTACGGCATTTATTTAGACGGGCAAATTCGCTCCAAAATGGACGGCCAAATCTGGCAGCTGCCAGCGGAAGTGTATAGCCGTATTGAATCCATTCGTTTAAGTGATGATCTTAGCCTTGAACAAGTGAAGCAACGTCTGCTCGAAAATGATTATCGCCAAACCACAATGGTAGCTGCACCTGGGGATTTCAAAATTGAAGACAACACCATTGTTTTGTTGCGTGGCGCTTTTCCATTTCCTGTTCAACCTGAAGCTCAGCGTGTTTTTCGCTTACGTTTTAAAGACAATAAATTAGCGGTGATCGAAGATTTGGTGAATGTGAAAGCCATTGATGCGTTTCCGCTCGCGCCGAAATTAATCGCAATGTTGCAATCAGAAAAAGAAGAGCGCTTAACCCTTTCTTTGCAAAATTACCCAAGATTATTGATTGATACCTTACTTTTAACCGAAGATCGCCGTTTTTACGAACACGAAGGTATAAGCCCTTTAGGCATTGCAAGGGCAATGGTGGCAAACTTTCAAGCTGGCCATCGTGTGCAGGGCGGAAGTACTTTAACTCAGCAGTTGGTTAAAAATCTTTTCCTTTCTAACGAGCGCACCTTTACAAGAAAAATCAACGAAGCCTTGATGGCGTTGATTTTAGATTGGCGTTATGACAAAAACCGCATTTTAGAAACCTATCTCAACGAAATTTATCTCGGGCAAAACGGCAACACGCAAATTCACGGTTTTGAATTAGCGAGCCATTTTTATTTTGGTCGCTCAATTCGTGAGATCAATTTGGATCAAATCGCCTTATTGGTGGGAATGGTAAAAGGCCCTTCGCTGTATAATCCTTGGCGTAACCCTGAAAACGCCCTTGAACGCCGTAATGTGGTATTACGTTTATTGCTTGAACACAAAGTGATTGGGCAAGAACTTTATGATATGTTGAGCAAACGCCCTCTTGGCGTGCAAAAACGTGGGCAAATTAACCGTAAATATCCTGCCTTTATTCAAACCTTACAGGCAGAACTTCGTCAGCAATTAGGCGAAAATCGGGCGAGCAGTTTATCTGGCACACGCATTTTTTCTACTTTGGATATTAAGCAGCAGCACTATGCAGAACAAGCGGTGATTAATGCGGTTTCTGAATTGCAGTTAAAATATAAAAATCCTTATTTAGAATCAGCAATGATCGTGGCGGATTATTGCAATGGTGAAATCAAAGCCATTGTGGGCGGTCTGCAAACCAACTATGCTGGCTTTAACCGTGCGTTAAATGCCAGACGACAAATTGGCTCATTAGTAAAACCTTCAATTTATTTGACCGCACTTACTGAACCGAGCGAATTTCGTTTAAATACGCCAATTCAAAATCAGCCGATTACTATTCGCACCAAAGGCAGTCCACCTTGGCAGCCGCGCAACTATGATCGCCGTTATAGTGGCTCGGTGATGTTAATGGACGCGCTCGCTCGCTCATTAAACATTCCAACGGTGAATATCGGAATGAAAGTGGGCTTAAGCAAAGTGATTGAAACCCAAAAAGCGATGGGCTGGGATAAAGTGAAAATTCCAAAAGTGCCAGCGATGTTGCTAGGATCTTATTCGATCTCTCCTTATGAAGTAACGAAATTGTTCCAAACCATTGCAAACCAAGGGGCAAATATTCCTCTTGCTACCATTGATAGCATTACTAATCAGCAAGGGGAACTTATTTATCAGCGCACAATGCAACCAGAACAAGTTGTGCCAGCGCAAGCCGCTTATGAAATCCTTTTTGCAATGCAACAAACGGTAGAACGCGGTACGGCGCGCAGTTTGCAAAATCAATTTGCCCATTTACGTCTAGCGGGTAAAACTGGGACGACAAACTCTGCGCGCGATACTTGGTTTGTGGGGATTGACGGCGAAAATGTGGCCACCGTTTGGCTTGGCCGTGATGACAATGGCGAAACCCGTTTAACAGGCGCAACAGGCGCATTGCAGGTGTATAAAAACTATCTGCAACGCACGCAAGCGAAAACCTTACGCCCATCAACCCCAGCAGGCATTAAATGGGTCGGCATTAATAGCTATGGCGGTTGGGATTGCAGCAGCGCAAGGCAAATCCCAGTGTGGGCAGAGCGTAACCAACCTTTCTGTTCCGCACCAAGAGAAACCGCCCCAGAGCCGAAACGACAAAGCCTATGGGACGTGTTAAAACCCTCAACTTTAGGCGCTCAGCCCGCTCCAGTGGAAGAAGCTATGCCTGCAAATTAA